A region of Subdoligranulum variabile DNA encodes the following proteins:
- the yfbR gene encoding 5'-deoxynucleotidase, which translates to MKTYPLSALLGRMKYITRWSLMRNGRPESLSEHTADTALLAHMLCLIARKCTGTGAGLRPEMVATAALYHDAPEILTGDMPTPVKYKNDALRNAYKAVERESARVMASLQPEELRAETEAYLTGTVLNDAERKVLKAADRLSALIKCIEESQGGNHEFEAAREQQLAALHEMNCPEAEYFIQHMLPCYAQNLDELTRGRF; encoded by the coding sequence ATGAAAACCTACCCGCTGAGTGCCCTGCTGGGGCGCATGAAGTACATCACCCGCTGGAGCCTGATGCGCAACGGCCGTCCCGAGAGTCTGAGCGAGCACACCGCCGACACGGCCCTGCTGGCCCATATGCTTTGCCTGATCGCCAGAAAGTGCACCGGCACCGGCGCCGGTCTGCGCCCCGAGATGGTGGCCACGGCGGCGCTCTACCACGACGCGCCGGAGATCCTGACCGGAGACATGCCCACCCCGGTGAAGTACAAGAACGATGCGCTGCGCAACGCCTACAAGGCCGTGGAGCGGGAAAGTGCCCGGGTGATGGCCAGCCTGCAGCCCGAAGAACTGCGGGCCGAGACCGAAGCCTATCTGACGGGAACGGTGCTCAACGATGCCGAGCGCAAGGTGCTCAAGGCAGCGGACCGGCTTTCCGCTCTCATCAAATGTATCGAGGAGAGCCAGGGCGGCAATCATGAATTTGAGGCCGCCCGGGAACAGCAGCTGGCTGCCCTGCACGAGATGAACTGCCCCGAGGCAGAGTATTTCATCCAGCACATGCTGCCCTGCTACGCCCAGAACCTGGACGAGCTGACCCGGGGGCGTTTTTAA